Proteins from a genomic interval of Labrus mixtus chromosome 24, fLabMix1.1, whole genome shotgun sequence:
- the abi2b gene encoding abl interactor 2b isoform X9, protein MAELQMLLEEEIPAGRSALLDSFTNLERVAEYCESNYVQSPDKQRALEETKNYTTQSLASVAYLINTLANNVLQMLDIQASQLRRMESSINHISQTVDIHKEKVARREIGILTTNKNTSRTHKIIAPANPERPVRYIRKPIDYSMLDDMGHGVKASAQNMKAGGGGALPRTNPPTQKPPSPPMSGKGTLGRHSPYRTLEPVRPPVVPNDYVSSPTRNMPHPQQSPARTASVNQRNRTYSSGSSGGSHPSSSRSSSRENSGSGSVGVPIAVPTPAPPSAFPGAAQFYSMNRPAQPPQNQQVGGSLPYRRPSSVTGQPNMANNQSQLNGGPHFVPNQVSDVPPPPPPAEEPVFEEPTPPPPPPEDYEDDEDEEESAVVEYSDPYAEEDPPWAPRSYLEKVVAIYDYSRDKEDELSFQEGAIIYVIKKNDDGWYEGVMNGTTGLFPGNYVESIMHYAD, encoded by the exons atggcGGAGTTACAAATGCTTCTGGAAGAAGAAATTCCAGCAGGACGAAGTGCACTATTAGACAGTTTCACCAATTTGGAAAGAGTCGCGGAGTACTGCGAGAGCAACTATGTCCAG TCTCCAGACAAGCAGAGGGCACTGGAGGAGACCAAGAACTACACCACCCAGTCTTTGGCCAGCGTAGCCTACCTGATCAACACTCTCGCCAACAATGTTCTGCAGATGCTCGACATCCAGGCGTCGCAGCTCCGCCGCATGGAGTCCTCCATCAACCACATCTCACAG ACGGTGGACATCCACAAAGAGAAGGTGGCTCGGCGGGAGATTGGCATCCTCACAACCAACAAGAACACATCCCGCACACACAAGATTATCGCCCCGGCCAATCCCGAGAGGCCTGTGCGCTACATCCGCAAACCCATCGACTACAGCATGCTGGACGACATGGGCCATGGAGTCAAG GCCAGCGCTCAGAACATgaaggctggaggaggaggcgcACTCCCTCGCACCAACCCCCCCACACAGAAGCCCCCCAGCCCGCCCATGTCGGGGAAAGGGACCCTTGG GCGCCACTCCCCCTATCGGACGCTCGAGCCGGTGCGTCCGCCCGTTGTCCCTAACGACTACGTCTCAAGCCCGACGCGCAACATGCCGCACCCCCAGCAGAGCCCTGCACGCACTGCATCTGTTAATCAGAGGAACCGCACGTACAG CAGTGGCAGCAGTGGAGGCAGCCACCCCAGCAGCAGTCGCAGCAGCAGCCGAGAGAACAGCGGCAGTGGCAGTGTCGGCGTTCCAATCGCCGTGCCGACCCCAGCCCCGCCCTCTGCCTTCCCAG GTGCTGCTCAGTTTTACAGCATGAACCGACCAGCACAGCCGCCCCAGAACCAGCAGGTGGGAGGCTCGCTGCCATACCGCCGGCCATCGTCAGTCACCGGTCAGCCCAACATGGCCAACAACCAGAGCCAGCTCAACGGGGGACCACACTTTGTCCCGAACCAAG TCTCAGACGTGCCACCTCCGCCTCCACCTGCAGAGGAGCCGGTGTTTGAAGAGCCCACACCTCCCCCTCCACCGCCGGAGGACTACGAGgacgatgaagatgaagaagagtcGGCGGTGGTGGAGTACAGTGACCCATATGCCGAGGAGGATCCGCCCTGGGCCCCACGTAGCTACCTAGAGaaag TGGTGGCAATCTACGACTACAGCCGAGACAAAGAGGATGAACTCTCGTTCCAGGAGGGCGCCATCATCTACGTGATCAAGAAGAACGATGACGGCTGGTACGAGGGCGTGATGAATGGGACCACGGGCCTCTTCCCCGGCAACTACGTCGAGTCCATCATGCACTACGCCGACTGA
- the abi2b gene encoding abl interactor 2b isoform X6, with protein sequence MAELQMLLEEEIPAGRSALLDSFTNLERVAEYCESNYVQSPDKQRALEETKNYTTQSLASVAYLINTLANNVLQMLDIQASQLRRMESSINHISQTVDIHKEKVARREIGILTTNKNTSRTHKIIAPANPERPVRYIRKPIDYSMLDDMGHGVKWLQRFKASAQNMKAGGGGALPRTNPPTQKPPSPPMSGKGTLGRHSPYRTLEPVRPPVVPNDYVSSPTRNMPHPQQSPARTASVNQRNRTYSSGSSGGSHPSSSRSSSRENSGSGSVGVPIAVPTPAPPSAFPGAAQFYSMNRPAQPPQNQQVGGSLPYRRPSSVTGQPNMANNQSQLNGGPHFVPNQAGPLAPPPPSMQITPQLPLMGFVARVQETISDVPPPPPPAEEPVFEEPTPPPPPPEDYEDDEDEEESAVVEYSDPYAEEDPPWAPRSYLEKVVAIYDYSRDKEDELSFQEGAIIYVIKKNDDGWYEGVMNGTTGLFPGNYVESIMHYAD encoded by the exons atggcGGAGTTACAAATGCTTCTGGAAGAAGAAATTCCAGCAGGACGAAGTGCACTATTAGACAGTTTCACCAATTTGGAAAGAGTCGCGGAGTACTGCGAGAGCAACTATGTCCAG TCTCCAGACAAGCAGAGGGCACTGGAGGAGACCAAGAACTACACCACCCAGTCTTTGGCCAGCGTAGCCTACCTGATCAACACTCTCGCCAACAATGTTCTGCAGATGCTCGACATCCAGGCGTCGCAGCTCCGCCGCATGGAGTCCTCCATCAACCACATCTCACAG ACGGTGGACATCCACAAAGAGAAGGTGGCTCGGCGGGAGATTGGCATCCTCACAACCAACAAGAACACATCCCGCACACACAAGATTATCGCCCCGGCCAATCCCGAGAGGCCTGTGCGCTACATCCGCAAACCCATCGACTACAGCATGCTGGACGACATGGGCCATGGAGTCAAG TGGTTGCAAAGGTTTAAG GCCAGCGCTCAGAACATgaaggctggaggaggaggcgcACTCCCTCGCACCAACCCCCCCACACAGAAGCCCCCCAGCCCGCCCATGTCGGGGAAAGGGACCCTTGG GCGCCACTCCCCCTATCGGACGCTCGAGCCGGTGCGTCCGCCCGTTGTCCCTAACGACTACGTCTCAAGCCCGACGCGCAACATGCCGCACCCCCAGCAGAGCCCTGCACGCACTGCATCTGTTAATCAGAGGAACCGCACGTACAG CAGTGGCAGCAGTGGAGGCAGCCACCCCAGCAGCAGTCGCAGCAGCAGCCGAGAGAACAGCGGCAGTGGCAGTGTCGGCGTTCCAATCGCCGTGCCGACCCCAGCCCCGCCCTCTGCCTTCCCAG GTGCTGCTCAGTTTTACAGCATGAACCGACCAGCACAGCCGCCCCAGAACCAGCAGGTGGGAGGCTCGCTGCCATACCGCCGGCCATCGTCAGTCACCGGTCAGCCCAACATGGCCAACAACCAGAGCCAGCTCAACGGGGGACCACACTTTGTCCCGAACCAAG CCGGCCCGCTCgcgccccctcccccctccatgCAGATCACCCCTCAGCTGCCTCTGATGGGCTTTGTGGCCCGAGTTCAGGAGACTA TCTCAGACGTGCCACCTCCGCCTCCACCTGCAGAGGAGCCGGTGTTTGAAGAGCCCACACCTCCCCCTCCACCGCCGGAGGACTACGAGgacgatgaagatgaagaagagtcGGCGGTGGTGGAGTACAGTGACCCATATGCCGAGGAGGATCCGCCCTGGGCCCCACGTAGCTACCTAGAGaaag TGGTGGCAATCTACGACTACAGCCGAGACAAAGAGGATGAACTCTCGTTCCAGGAGGGCGCCATCATCTACGTGATCAAGAAGAACGATGACGGCTGGTACGAGGGCGTGATGAATGGGACCACGGGCCTCTTCCCCGGCAACTACGTCGAGTCCATCATGCACTACGCCGACTGA
- the abi2b gene encoding abl interactor 2b isoform X8 has product MAELQMLLEEEIPAGRSALLDSFTNLERVAEYCESNYVQSPDKQRALEETKNYTTQSLASVAYLINTLANNVLQMLDIQASQLRRMESSINHISQTVDIHKEKVARREIGILTTNKNTSRTHKIIAPANPERPVRYIRKPIDYSMLDDMGHGVKWLQRFKASAQNMKAGGGGALPRTNPPTQKPPSPPMSGKGTLGRHSPYRTLEPVRPPVVPNDYVSSPTRNMPHPQQSPARTASVNQRNRTYSSGSSGGSHPSSSRSSSRENSGSGSVGVPIAVPTPAPPSAFPGAAQFYSMNRPAQPPQNQQVGGSLPYRRPSSVTGQPNMANNQSQLNGGPHFVPNQVSDVPPPPPPAEEPVFEEPTPPPPPPEDYEDDEDEEESAVVEYSDPYAEEDPPWAPRSYLEKVVAIYDYSRDKEDELSFQEGAIIYVIKKNDDGWYEGVMNGTTGLFPGNYVESIMHYAD; this is encoded by the exons atggcGGAGTTACAAATGCTTCTGGAAGAAGAAATTCCAGCAGGACGAAGTGCACTATTAGACAGTTTCACCAATTTGGAAAGAGTCGCGGAGTACTGCGAGAGCAACTATGTCCAG TCTCCAGACAAGCAGAGGGCACTGGAGGAGACCAAGAACTACACCACCCAGTCTTTGGCCAGCGTAGCCTACCTGATCAACACTCTCGCCAACAATGTTCTGCAGATGCTCGACATCCAGGCGTCGCAGCTCCGCCGCATGGAGTCCTCCATCAACCACATCTCACAG ACGGTGGACATCCACAAAGAGAAGGTGGCTCGGCGGGAGATTGGCATCCTCACAACCAACAAGAACACATCCCGCACACACAAGATTATCGCCCCGGCCAATCCCGAGAGGCCTGTGCGCTACATCCGCAAACCCATCGACTACAGCATGCTGGACGACATGGGCCATGGAGTCAAG TGGTTGCAAAGGTTTAAG GCCAGCGCTCAGAACATgaaggctggaggaggaggcgcACTCCCTCGCACCAACCCCCCCACACAGAAGCCCCCCAGCCCGCCCATGTCGGGGAAAGGGACCCTTGG GCGCCACTCCCCCTATCGGACGCTCGAGCCGGTGCGTCCGCCCGTTGTCCCTAACGACTACGTCTCAAGCCCGACGCGCAACATGCCGCACCCCCAGCAGAGCCCTGCACGCACTGCATCTGTTAATCAGAGGAACCGCACGTACAG CAGTGGCAGCAGTGGAGGCAGCCACCCCAGCAGCAGTCGCAGCAGCAGCCGAGAGAACAGCGGCAGTGGCAGTGTCGGCGTTCCAATCGCCGTGCCGACCCCAGCCCCGCCCTCTGCCTTCCCAG GTGCTGCTCAGTTTTACAGCATGAACCGACCAGCACAGCCGCCCCAGAACCAGCAGGTGGGAGGCTCGCTGCCATACCGCCGGCCATCGTCAGTCACCGGTCAGCCCAACATGGCCAACAACCAGAGCCAGCTCAACGGGGGACCACACTTTGTCCCGAACCAAG TCTCAGACGTGCCACCTCCGCCTCCACCTGCAGAGGAGCCGGTGTTTGAAGAGCCCACACCTCCCCCTCCACCGCCGGAGGACTACGAGgacgatgaagatgaagaagagtcGGCGGTGGTGGAGTACAGTGACCCATATGCCGAGGAGGATCCGCCCTGGGCCCCACGTAGCTACCTAGAGaaag TGGTGGCAATCTACGACTACAGCCGAGACAAAGAGGATGAACTCTCGTTCCAGGAGGGCGCCATCATCTACGTGATCAAGAAGAACGATGACGGCTGGTACGAGGGCGTGATGAATGGGACCACGGGCCTCTTCCCCGGCAACTACGTCGAGTCCATCATGCACTACGCCGACTGA
- the abi2b gene encoding abl interactor 2b isoform X7, translating to MAELQMLLEEEIPAGRSALLDSFTNLERVAEYCESNYVQSPDKQRALEETKNYTTQSLASVAYLINTLANNVLQMLDIQASQLRRMESSINHISQTVDIHKEKVARREIGILTTNKNTSRTHKIIAPANPERPVRYIRKPIDYSMLDDMGHGVKASAQNMKAGGGGALPRTNPPTQKPPSPPMSGKGTLGRHSPYRTLEPVRPPVVPNDYVSSPTRNMPHPQQSPARTASVNQRNRTYSSGSSGGSHPSSSRSSSRENSGSGSVGVPIAVPTPAPPSAFPGAAQFYSMNRPAQPPQNQQVGGSLPYRRPSSVTGQPNMANNQSQLNGGPHFVPNQAGPLAPPPPSMQITPQLPLMGFVARVQETISDVPPPPPPAEEPVFEEPTPPPPPPEDYEDDEDEEESAVVEYSDPYAEEDPPWAPRSYLEKVVAIYDYSRDKEDELSFQEGAIIYVIKKNDDGWYEGVMNGTTGLFPGNYVESIMHYAD from the exons atggcGGAGTTACAAATGCTTCTGGAAGAAGAAATTCCAGCAGGACGAAGTGCACTATTAGACAGTTTCACCAATTTGGAAAGAGTCGCGGAGTACTGCGAGAGCAACTATGTCCAG TCTCCAGACAAGCAGAGGGCACTGGAGGAGACCAAGAACTACACCACCCAGTCTTTGGCCAGCGTAGCCTACCTGATCAACACTCTCGCCAACAATGTTCTGCAGATGCTCGACATCCAGGCGTCGCAGCTCCGCCGCATGGAGTCCTCCATCAACCACATCTCACAG ACGGTGGACATCCACAAAGAGAAGGTGGCTCGGCGGGAGATTGGCATCCTCACAACCAACAAGAACACATCCCGCACACACAAGATTATCGCCCCGGCCAATCCCGAGAGGCCTGTGCGCTACATCCGCAAACCCATCGACTACAGCATGCTGGACGACATGGGCCATGGAGTCAAG GCCAGCGCTCAGAACATgaaggctggaggaggaggcgcACTCCCTCGCACCAACCCCCCCACACAGAAGCCCCCCAGCCCGCCCATGTCGGGGAAAGGGACCCTTGG GCGCCACTCCCCCTATCGGACGCTCGAGCCGGTGCGTCCGCCCGTTGTCCCTAACGACTACGTCTCAAGCCCGACGCGCAACATGCCGCACCCCCAGCAGAGCCCTGCACGCACTGCATCTGTTAATCAGAGGAACCGCACGTACAG CAGTGGCAGCAGTGGAGGCAGCCACCCCAGCAGCAGTCGCAGCAGCAGCCGAGAGAACAGCGGCAGTGGCAGTGTCGGCGTTCCAATCGCCGTGCCGACCCCAGCCCCGCCCTCTGCCTTCCCAG GTGCTGCTCAGTTTTACAGCATGAACCGACCAGCACAGCCGCCCCAGAACCAGCAGGTGGGAGGCTCGCTGCCATACCGCCGGCCATCGTCAGTCACCGGTCAGCCCAACATGGCCAACAACCAGAGCCAGCTCAACGGGGGACCACACTTTGTCCCGAACCAAG CCGGCCCGCTCgcgccccctcccccctccatgCAGATCACCCCTCAGCTGCCTCTGATGGGCTTTGTGGCCCGAGTTCAGGAGACTA TCTCAGACGTGCCACCTCCGCCTCCACCTGCAGAGGAGCCGGTGTTTGAAGAGCCCACACCTCCCCCTCCACCGCCGGAGGACTACGAGgacgatgaagatgaagaagagtcGGCGGTGGTGGAGTACAGTGACCCATATGCCGAGGAGGATCCGCCCTGGGCCCCACGTAGCTACCTAGAGaaag TGGTGGCAATCTACGACTACAGCCGAGACAAAGAGGATGAACTCTCGTTCCAGGAGGGCGCCATCATCTACGTGATCAAGAAGAACGATGACGGCTGGTACGAGGGCGTGATGAATGGGACCACGGGCCTCTTCCCCGGCAACTACGTCGAGTCCATCATGCACTACGCCGACTGA
- the abi2b gene encoding abl interactor 2b isoform X12, which translates to MAELQMLLEEEIPAGRSALLDSFTNLERVAEYCESNYVQSPDKQRALEETKNYTTQSLASVAYLINTLANNVLQMLDIQASQLRRMESSINHISQTVDIHKEKVARREIGILTTNKNTSRTHKIIAPANPERPVRYIRKPIDYSMLDDMGHGVKWLQRFKASAQNMKAGGGGALPRTNPPTQKPPSPPMSGKGTLGSGSSGGSHPSSSRSSSRENSGSGSVGVPIAVPTPAPPSAFPAPAQSNPTKPPTNTATTPGAPTSALDGPPQASTPPVEIPPVPPPPPQLPASAAPTGTGPATFGNPAQGAAQFYSMNRPAQPPQNQQVGGSLPYRRPSSVTGQPNMANNQSQLNGGPHFVPNQVSDVPPPPPPAEEPVFEEPTPPPPPPEDYEDDEDEEESAVVEYSDPYAEEDPPWAPRSYLEKVVAIYDYSRDKEDELSFQEGAIIYVIKKNDDGWYEGVMNGTTGLFPGNYVESIMHYAD; encoded by the exons atggcGGAGTTACAAATGCTTCTGGAAGAAGAAATTCCAGCAGGACGAAGTGCACTATTAGACAGTTTCACCAATTTGGAAAGAGTCGCGGAGTACTGCGAGAGCAACTATGTCCAG TCTCCAGACAAGCAGAGGGCACTGGAGGAGACCAAGAACTACACCACCCAGTCTTTGGCCAGCGTAGCCTACCTGATCAACACTCTCGCCAACAATGTTCTGCAGATGCTCGACATCCAGGCGTCGCAGCTCCGCCGCATGGAGTCCTCCATCAACCACATCTCACAG ACGGTGGACATCCACAAAGAGAAGGTGGCTCGGCGGGAGATTGGCATCCTCACAACCAACAAGAACACATCCCGCACACACAAGATTATCGCCCCGGCCAATCCCGAGAGGCCTGTGCGCTACATCCGCAAACCCATCGACTACAGCATGCTGGACGACATGGGCCATGGAGTCAAG TGGTTGCAAAGGTTTAAG GCCAGCGCTCAGAACATgaaggctggaggaggaggcgcACTCCCTCGCACCAACCCCCCCACACAGAAGCCCCCCAGCCCGCCCATGTCGGGGAAAGGGACCCTTGG CAGTGGCAGCAGTGGAGGCAGCCACCCCAGCAGCAGTCGCAGCAGCAGCCGAGAGAACAGCGGCAGTGGCAGTGTCGGCGTTCCAATCGCCGTGCCGACCCCAGCCCCGCCCTCTGCCTTCCCAG CCCCTGCCCAATCCAACCCCACTAAACCTCCCACAAACACCGCCACCACCCCAGGAGCCCCCACCTCTGCCTTAGACGGCCCCCCACAGGCCTCCACCCCCCCTGTAGAGATCCCGCCtgttccccctccccctccccagcTCCCTGCCTCTGCGGCCCCCACTGGCACAGGCCCCGCTACTTTCGGCAACCCTGCACAAG GTGCTGCTCAGTTTTACAGCATGAACCGACCAGCACAGCCGCCCCAGAACCAGCAGGTGGGAGGCTCGCTGCCATACCGCCGGCCATCGTCAGTCACCGGTCAGCCCAACATGGCCAACAACCAGAGCCAGCTCAACGGGGGACCACACTTTGTCCCGAACCAAG TCTCAGACGTGCCACCTCCGCCTCCACCTGCAGAGGAGCCGGTGTTTGAAGAGCCCACACCTCCCCCTCCACCGCCGGAGGACTACGAGgacgatgaagatgaagaagagtcGGCGGTGGTGGAGTACAGTGACCCATATGCCGAGGAGGATCCGCCCTGGGCCCCACGTAGCTACCTAGAGaaag TGGTGGCAATCTACGACTACAGCCGAGACAAAGAGGATGAACTCTCGTTCCAGGAGGGCGCCATCATCTACGTGATCAAGAAGAACGATGACGGCTGGTACGAGGGCGTGATGAATGGGACCACGGGCCTCTTCCCCGGCAACTACGTCGAGTCCATCATGCACTACGCCGACTGA
- the abi2b gene encoding abl interactor 2b isoform X2, which yields MAELQMLLEEEIPAGRSALLDSFTNLERVAEYCESNYVQSPDKQRALEETKNYTTQSLASVAYLINTLANNVLQMLDIQASQLRRMESSINHISQTVDIHKEKVARREIGILTTNKNTSRTHKIIAPANPERPVRYIRKPIDYSMLDDMGHGVKASAQNMKAGGGGALPRTNPPTQKPPSPPMSGKGTLGRHSPYRTLEPVRPPVVPNDYVSSPTRNMPHPQQSPARTASVNQRNRTYSSGSSGGSHPSSSRSSSRENSGSGSVGVPIAVPTPAPPSAFPAPAQSNPTKPPTNTATTPGAPTSALDGPPQASTPPVEIPPVPPPPPQLPASAAPTGTGPATFGNPAQGAAQFYSMNRPAQPPQNQQVGGSLPYRRPSSVTGQPNMANNQSQLNGGPHFVPNQAGPLAPPPPSMQITPQLPLMGFVARVQETISDVPPPPPPAEEPVFEEPTPPPPPPEDYEDDEDEEESAVVEYSDPYAEEDPPWAPRSYLEKVVAIYDYSRDKEDELSFQEGAIIYVIKKNDDGWYEGVMNGTTGLFPGNYVESIMHYAD from the exons atggcGGAGTTACAAATGCTTCTGGAAGAAGAAATTCCAGCAGGACGAAGTGCACTATTAGACAGTTTCACCAATTTGGAAAGAGTCGCGGAGTACTGCGAGAGCAACTATGTCCAG TCTCCAGACAAGCAGAGGGCACTGGAGGAGACCAAGAACTACACCACCCAGTCTTTGGCCAGCGTAGCCTACCTGATCAACACTCTCGCCAACAATGTTCTGCAGATGCTCGACATCCAGGCGTCGCAGCTCCGCCGCATGGAGTCCTCCATCAACCACATCTCACAG ACGGTGGACATCCACAAAGAGAAGGTGGCTCGGCGGGAGATTGGCATCCTCACAACCAACAAGAACACATCCCGCACACACAAGATTATCGCCCCGGCCAATCCCGAGAGGCCTGTGCGCTACATCCGCAAACCCATCGACTACAGCATGCTGGACGACATGGGCCATGGAGTCAAG GCCAGCGCTCAGAACATgaaggctggaggaggaggcgcACTCCCTCGCACCAACCCCCCCACACAGAAGCCCCCCAGCCCGCCCATGTCGGGGAAAGGGACCCTTGG GCGCCACTCCCCCTATCGGACGCTCGAGCCGGTGCGTCCGCCCGTTGTCCCTAACGACTACGTCTCAAGCCCGACGCGCAACATGCCGCACCCCCAGCAGAGCCCTGCACGCACTGCATCTGTTAATCAGAGGAACCGCACGTACAG CAGTGGCAGCAGTGGAGGCAGCCACCCCAGCAGCAGTCGCAGCAGCAGCCGAGAGAACAGCGGCAGTGGCAGTGTCGGCGTTCCAATCGCCGTGCCGACCCCAGCCCCGCCCTCTGCCTTCCCAG CCCCTGCCCAATCCAACCCCACTAAACCTCCCACAAACACCGCCACCACCCCAGGAGCCCCCACCTCTGCCTTAGACGGCCCCCCACAGGCCTCCACCCCCCCTGTAGAGATCCCGCCtgttccccctccccctccccagcTCCCTGCCTCTGCGGCCCCCACTGGCACAGGCCCCGCTACTTTCGGCAACCCTGCACAAG GTGCTGCTCAGTTTTACAGCATGAACCGACCAGCACAGCCGCCCCAGAACCAGCAGGTGGGAGGCTCGCTGCCATACCGCCGGCCATCGTCAGTCACCGGTCAGCCCAACATGGCCAACAACCAGAGCCAGCTCAACGGGGGACCACACTTTGTCCCGAACCAAG CCGGCCCGCTCgcgccccctcccccctccatgCAGATCACCCCTCAGCTGCCTCTGATGGGCTTTGTGGCCCGAGTTCAGGAGACTA TCTCAGACGTGCCACCTCCGCCTCCACCTGCAGAGGAGCCGGTGTTTGAAGAGCCCACACCTCCCCCTCCACCGCCGGAGGACTACGAGgacgatgaagatgaagaagagtcGGCGGTGGTGGAGTACAGTGACCCATATGCCGAGGAGGATCCGCCCTGGGCCCCACGTAGCTACCTAGAGaaag TGGTGGCAATCTACGACTACAGCCGAGACAAAGAGGATGAACTCTCGTTCCAGGAGGGCGCCATCATCTACGTGATCAAGAAGAACGATGACGGCTGGTACGAGGGCGTGATGAATGGGACCACGGGCCTCTTCCCCGGCAACTACGTCGAGTCCATCATGCACTACGCCGACTGA
- the abi2b gene encoding abl interactor 2b isoform X5: protein MAELQMLLEEEIPAGRSALLDSFTNLERVAEYCESNYVQSPDKQRALEETKNYTTQSLASVAYLINTLANNVLQMLDIQASQLRRMESSINHISQTVDIHKEKVARREIGILTTNKNTSRTHKIIAPANPERPVRYIRKPIDYSMLDDMGHGVKASAQNMKAGGGGALPRTNPPTQKPPSPPMSGKGTLGSGSSGGSHPSSSRSSSRENSGSGSVGVPIAVPTPAPPSAFPAPAQSNPTKPPTNTATTPGAPTSALDGPPQASTPPVEIPPVPPPPPQLPASAAPTGTGPATFGNPAQGAAQFYSMNRPAQPPQNQQVGGSLPYRRPSSVTGQPNMANNQSQLNGGPHFVPNQAGPLAPPPPSMQITPQLPLMGFVARVQETISDVPPPPPPAEEPVFEEPTPPPPPPEDYEDDEDEEESAVVEYSDPYAEEDPPWAPRSYLEKVVAIYDYSRDKEDELSFQEGAIIYVIKKNDDGWYEGVMNGTTGLFPGNYVESIMHYAD, encoded by the exons atggcGGAGTTACAAATGCTTCTGGAAGAAGAAATTCCAGCAGGACGAAGTGCACTATTAGACAGTTTCACCAATTTGGAAAGAGTCGCGGAGTACTGCGAGAGCAACTATGTCCAG TCTCCAGACAAGCAGAGGGCACTGGAGGAGACCAAGAACTACACCACCCAGTCTTTGGCCAGCGTAGCCTACCTGATCAACACTCTCGCCAACAATGTTCTGCAGATGCTCGACATCCAGGCGTCGCAGCTCCGCCGCATGGAGTCCTCCATCAACCACATCTCACAG ACGGTGGACATCCACAAAGAGAAGGTGGCTCGGCGGGAGATTGGCATCCTCACAACCAACAAGAACACATCCCGCACACACAAGATTATCGCCCCGGCCAATCCCGAGAGGCCTGTGCGCTACATCCGCAAACCCATCGACTACAGCATGCTGGACGACATGGGCCATGGAGTCAAG GCCAGCGCTCAGAACATgaaggctggaggaggaggcgcACTCCCTCGCACCAACCCCCCCACACAGAAGCCCCCCAGCCCGCCCATGTCGGGGAAAGGGACCCTTGG CAGTGGCAGCAGTGGAGGCAGCCACCCCAGCAGCAGTCGCAGCAGCAGCCGAGAGAACAGCGGCAGTGGCAGTGTCGGCGTTCCAATCGCCGTGCCGACCCCAGCCCCGCCCTCTGCCTTCCCAG CCCCTGCCCAATCCAACCCCACTAAACCTCCCACAAACACCGCCACCACCCCAGGAGCCCCCACCTCTGCCTTAGACGGCCCCCCACAGGCCTCCACCCCCCCTGTAGAGATCCCGCCtgttccccctccccctccccagcTCCCTGCCTCTGCGGCCCCCACTGGCACAGGCCCCGCTACTTTCGGCAACCCTGCACAAG GTGCTGCTCAGTTTTACAGCATGAACCGACCAGCACAGCCGCCCCAGAACCAGCAGGTGGGAGGCTCGCTGCCATACCGCCGGCCATCGTCAGTCACCGGTCAGCCCAACATGGCCAACAACCAGAGCCAGCTCAACGGGGGACCACACTTTGTCCCGAACCAAG CCGGCCCGCTCgcgccccctcccccctccatgCAGATCACCCCTCAGCTGCCTCTGATGGGCTTTGTGGCCCGAGTTCAGGAGACTA TCTCAGACGTGCCACCTCCGCCTCCACCTGCAGAGGAGCCGGTGTTTGAAGAGCCCACACCTCCCCCTCCACCGCCGGAGGACTACGAGgacgatgaagatgaagaagagtcGGCGGTGGTGGAGTACAGTGACCCATATGCCGAGGAGGATCCGCCCTGGGCCCCACGTAGCTACCTAGAGaaag TGGTGGCAATCTACGACTACAGCCGAGACAAAGAGGATGAACTCTCGTTCCAGGAGGGCGCCATCATCTACGTGATCAAGAAGAACGATGACGGCTGGTACGAGGGCGTGATGAATGGGACCACGGGCCTCTTCCCCGGCAACTACGTCGAGTCCATCATGCACTACGCCGACTGA